One Pleurocapsa sp. PCC 7327 DNA segment encodes these proteins:
- a CDS encoding 1-acyl-sn-glycerol-3-phosphate acyltransferase — translation MVQFVSSPEPSEQINSRINPCLIRLAYPLGCYVVMPLFFGRIEVIGRENVPQTGPVLVAPTHRSRWDALIVPYAIGRLASGRDLRFMVTIDEYHRPVQGWFIRQLGGFPIDTKRPGISSLHHSVELLRAGEMLVIFPEGAPGGKIYRGEKVHPIKRGVARIALEVELAQPGSGIKILPIAIKYSQPYPSWGSNVAVTIGEPIDVVDYSSASIKKSSQALTNALESALRELYEGTSQAIPMATA, via the coding sequence ATGGTACAATTCGTCTCTTCACCGGAACCTTCAGAGCAAATTAATTCTCGCATTAACCCTTGCTTGATTCGCTTGGCGTATCCGCTAGGGTGCTATGTTGTCATGCCGCTATTTTTCGGACGGATAGAAGTTATAGGACGAGAAAATGTCCCTCAAACAGGTCCCGTCCTAGTCGCACCAACCCATCGTTCTCGCTGGGATGCTCTTATTGTTCCATATGCTATTGGTCGTCTGGCCAGCGGACGCGACTTGCGGTTTATGGTTACGATTGATGAATATCACAGACCCGTACAAGGCTGGTTTATTCGACAACTGGGAGGATTTCCCATCGATACCAAACGCCCAGGAATTAGCAGCTTGCATCATAGCGTCGAGCTGCTGCGGGCGGGTGAGATGCTGGTAATTTTTCCAGAAGGCGCTCCTGGCGGTAAAATTTATCGAGGGGAAAAGGTTCATCCTATCAAACGCGGTGTTGCTCGCATTGCCCTAGAAGTAGAATTGGCTCAACCGGGCAGTGGGATTAAAATTTTACCGATCGCTATTAAGTACAGTCAGCCATATCCGAGTTGGGGAAGCAACGTCGCCGTTACGATTGGCGAACCCATCGATGTTGTCGATTACAGCAGCGCTTCAATTAAGAAAAGCTCGCAAGCGCTAACCAACGCGCTAGAATCAGCACTTAGAGAACTCTACGAAGGCACGAGTCAAGCAATACCGATGGCGACAGCATAA
- the sppA gene encoding signal peptide peptidase SppA, whose product MIWPFKPKTTKKIARIEITGVIAGDTRKRVLKALETVKEKKFPALLLRIDSPGGTVGDSQEIYEALKRLREKVKIVASFGNISASGGVYIGMGAEHIMANPGTITGSIGVILRGNNLERLLDKVGVSFKVIKSGPYKDILAFDRQLTAEEQNILQEMIDTSYQQFVTTVAEARKLAVETVKNFADGRIFTGQQAVELGVVDRLGTEEDARRWAAELAGLDPEKTEYQTIEEPKPLLNRILGGRNQSKTAIGAAIDWLEFELATSGQPLWLYRP is encoded by the coding sequence ATGATCTGGCCCTTTAAACCAAAAACGACAAAGAAAATTGCACGGATAGAAATTACAGGAGTAATCGCGGGAGATACCCGTAAACGAGTTCTCAAAGCCTTAGAAACCGTTAAAGAAAAGAAATTTCCCGCCCTGCTGTTGCGGATTGATTCGCCTGGCGGTACGGTAGGCGATTCCCAGGAAATTTATGAAGCTCTCAAGCGTCTGCGAGAGAAAGTCAAAATCGTTGCTAGCTTCGGCAATATTTCTGCCTCTGGCGGCGTTTACATAGGCATGGGAGCCGAACACATTATGGCAAACCCCGGCACGATTACGGGCAGCATTGGCGTGATTCTGCGTGGCAATAACCTAGAACGTTTGCTCGATAAAGTCGGCGTTTCCTTTAAAGTCATTAAATCCGGTCCCTACAAAGACATTCTGGCTTTCGATCGCCAATTAACTGCCGAGGAGCAAAACATCCTTCAGGAAATGATCGACACCAGTTATCAACAATTTGTAACAACAGTCGCCGAGGCTCGCAAATTAGCAGTAGAAACGGTGAAAAACTTTGCTGACGGTCGCATTTTTACGGGTCAGCAGGCAGTAGAATTGGGAGTTGTCGATCGCTTGGGAACGGAAGAAGATGCTCGCCGCTGGGCAGCCGAATTAGCCGGACTCGATCCTGAAAAAACCGAGTATCAAACCATTGAAGAACCCAAACCCCTACTCAATCGGATTTTAGGAGGCAGAAATCAATCTAAAACTGCGATAGGCGCGGCGATAGATTGGCTAGAATTTGAACTGGCAACTAGCGGTCAGCCATTGTGGTTATATAGACCGTAA
- the tsaB gene encoding tRNA (adenosine(37)-N6)-threonylcarbamoyltransferase complex dimerization subunit type 1 TsaB: protein MPNSHLNKYALALHTSSPQLGLSLSNFAGDSRTQTWNLDRELSTYLHQYLVEFLKPQTWKDLEFIAVAKGPGSFTSTRIGVVTARTLAQQLEIPLFAISTLAALAWAKRDRSSSNQTIALQMNATRGQLYVGIYHVCEQPSGLIAYLPDTVMTPETWQQTLEKSETPYKLIIAPTELGATADSLLELAYQDWQAQKRPHWSEALPFYGV from the coding sequence ATGCCAAACTCTCACCTCAACAAATATGCTCTCGCTCTTCATACTAGCAGTCCTCAATTGGGACTGAGCCTGAGTAATTTTGCTGGCGACAGTCGCACTCAAACCTGGAATTTAGATCGAGAATTATCTACTTATTTACATCAATATCTCGTTGAATTTCTTAAGCCTCAAACTTGGAAAGATCTAGAATTTATTGCCGTAGCAAAAGGGCCTGGAAGCTTCACCAGTACTCGCATCGGTGTTGTAACTGCTCGAACTTTAGCACAACAGTTAGAGATTCCTTTGTTTGCCATTTCTACCTTAGCAGCGCTGGCTTGGGCAAAACGCGATCGCTCCTCTTCCAATCAAACAATTGCTCTGCAAATGAATGCAACGCGAGGTCAATTATATGTTGGAATTTATCACGTTTGCGAGCAACCTTCGGGTTTGATTGCCTATTTACCCGATACGGTAATGACACCAGAAACATGGCAACAAACCCTAGAAAAGTCAGAAACTCCTTACAAACTAATTATCGCACCAACCGAGCTAGGAGCGACTGCCGATAGTTTACTCGAACTAGCTTATCAAGATTGGCAAGCTCAAAAGCGCCCTCATTGGTCGGAAGCTTTGCCATTTTATGGAGTATGA
- a CDS encoding alpha/beta fold hydrolase has product MSVIQGFWKHGFITTNGIKLHYVTQGEGQLMLMLHGFPEFWYSWRHQIPEFAKNYQVVALDLRGYNESDKPKEIEAYATTELLKDVEGVIKGLGYENCILVGHDWGGLIAWKFAHAYPQMVDKLIVLNLPHPAKFSDGLRKPQQLLKSSYVFFFQLPWLPELVLQANDYSLIGSIFRNMAVDKSAFTTADLEAYKDAAAKRGALTAMLNYYRNFFQEFLQNPQQERGTLKIPTLIIWGEKDAALGKELTYGTEGFVRNLTIKYIPNCSHWVQQEQPQLVNQYMREFLENSR; this is encoded by the coding sequence ATGTCTGTAATACAAGGATTTTGGAAACACGGTTTTATTACTACGAATGGAATCAAACTCCATTACGTTACTCAGGGGGAAGGTCAATTAATGTTAATGTTGCATGGTTTCCCTGAATTTTGGTATTCCTGGCGGCATCAAATTCCCGAATTTGCCAAAAATTATCAAGTCGTTGCTCTCGATTTGAGAGGGTATAATGAGAGTGATAAACCCAAAGAAATAGAAGCTTATGCGACCACGGAATTGCTTAAAGATGTAGAAGGAGTAATTAAAGGATTGGGCTACGAAAATTGTATCTTAGTCGGACATGATTGGGGTGGATTAATTGCTTGGAAGTTTGCCCATGCTTATCCTCAAATGGTTGATAAATTAATCGTGCTGAATCTTCCCCATCCAGCAAAATTTAGTGATGGACTGCGCAAGCCTCAACAATTACTAAAAAGCTCGTATGTCTTTTTCTTTCAATTGCCTTGGTTGCCAGAGTTAGTCTTACAGGCGAATGATTATTCCCTCATTGGTTCTATTTTTAGAAATATGGCAGTTGATAAAAGTGCCTTTACTACAGCCGATCTAGAAGCTTATAAAGATGCTGCGGCTAAACGGGGTGCTTTAACAGCCATGTTAAATTATTATCGAAATTTTTTCCAAGAATTCTTGCAAAATCCCCAACAAGAACGGGGAACATTAAAAATTCCTACTTTAATAATTTGGGGAGAAAAAGATGCTGCTTTAGGAAAAGAATTAACCTATGGAACAGAAGGATTTGTAAGAAATTTAACGATTAAGTATATTCCTAATTGCAGTCATTGGGTACAACAAGAACAGCCTCAGTTAGTAAATCAATATATGCGAGAATTTTTAGAAAATTCTAGATAG
- a CDS encoding ABC transporter ATP-binding protein — protein sequence MTFESLPQKSPHDYHPVIIRLEEVSKVYGSGETAVHALSNVNLIIDQGEYCSIMGASGSGKSTLMNIIGCLDRPTSGRYYLDNLDVSKLPDNELAKIRNRKIGFVFQQFHLLPQMTALENVMLPMVYAAVPQQERRDRAIVALTRVGLENRMNNKPNQLSGGQQQRVAIARAIVNNPLLLLADEPTGALDSQTTREVLAIFKELHTSGITIVVVTHEQEVARHSQRIIWFRDGQVVYPYLTPEEMLQVVVS from the coding sequence ATGACCTTTGAGAGCCTACCTCAGAAATCTCCTCACGATTACCATCCCGTCATTATTCGTTTGGAAGAAGTATCTAAAGTTTATGGCAGTGGAGAAACAGCAGTCCATGCCCTCTCTAACGTAAACTTGATTATCGACCAAGGCGAATACTGCTCGATTATGGGAGCATCAGGATCGGGAAAGTCTACTTTAATGAATATTATTGGCTGTCTCGATCGCCCTACCTCTGGACGCTACTATCTCGATAACTTAGATGTTTCAAAACTGCCGGACAACGAATTAGCCAAAATTCGCAACCGAAAAATTGGTTTTGTTTTCCAACAATTTCATCTGCTGCCTCAGATGACAGCATTGGAAAATGTCATGTTACCGATGGTATATGCAGCCGTGCCCCAACAAGAAAGGCGCGATCGCGCGATAGTTGCCTTAACGCGAGTCGGGTTGGAAAATCGAATGAACAACAAACCCAATCAACTTTCCGGAGGACAACAACAACGGGTTGCGATCGCTCGTGCTATTGTCAATAATCCTCTTCTCTTGCTAGCAGACGAACCCACGGGCGCACTCGATTCGCAGACGACTCGCGAAGTCCTAGCGATTTTTAAAGAACTACATACTAGCGGGATTACTATTGTTGTAGTCACTCACGAACAAGAGGTAGCGCGTCATTCTCAGCGCATTATTTGGTTCCGCGACGGACAAGTCGTATACCCCTATCTCACTCCAGAAGAAATGCTTCAGGTGGTAGTAAGTTAA
- the rnpA gene encoding ribonuclease P protein component has product MGLPKAHRLKHWKDFQKIYQQGTRYSSPHLSLLALSETKPDNSLRAAATRIGISVSQKVSKKAVIRNRIKRQIQAALIELLPDLSPGWKVVVAVRPKALECKYEHFLRELKQLLVEADIINGHKREYVL; this is encoded by the coding sequence GTGGGATTGCCTAAAGCTCATCGGCTCAAGCACTGGAAAGACTTTCAGAAAATTTATCAGCAGGGGACTCGCTACAGTAGTCCTCACTTAAGTCTATTGGCGTTGTCGGAAACCAAACCAGACAATTCACTTCGAGCAGCGGCAACTCGCATTGGCATTTCTGTTAGCCAAAAAGTCAGCAAAAAAGCTGTTATTCGCAATCGCATCAAGCGGCAAATCCAGGCAGCGCTTATAGAGTTACTTCCCGACCTTTCACCGGGATGGAAGGTAGTTGTCGCCGTGCGTCCCAAGGCATTGGAGTGCAAATATGAACATTTTTTGCGAGAATTGAAACAGTTGTTAGTTGAAGCCGATATTATCAATGGGCATAAGAGAGAATACGTTTTATGA
- the rpmH gene encoding 50S ribosomal protein L34, with translation MTRRTLEGTNRKQKRTSGFRARMKTKNGRKVLQARRRKGRHQLTV, from the coding sequence GTGACTCGGCGAACGCTAGAAGGTACCAATCGCAAACAAAAGAGAACTTCAGGCTTCCGCGCTCGGATGAAGACCAAAAATGGTCGTAAAGTTCTCCAAGCCCGACGTAGAAAAGGAAGGCATCAGCTAACAGTTTAA
- a CDS encoding R3H domain-containing nucleic acid-binding protein, protein MMEETIQRGQQWLENLLRLMGFPTQVKIGQGELYGADANACWLIIDETNLTPEQIKILLGQKGEGIDAIQYLANTILNLGLAPEDQRAFTVELVGYRIKRQEELLTLAKEVAQKVRQTGQEVEMKSLSSAERRQIHTFLKDAEDLETESRGQEPDRRLVVRLR, encoded by the coding sequence ATGATGGAGGAAACAATCCAGCGAGGTCAGCAGTGGTTAGAAAACCTATTGCGGCTAATGGGATTTCCTACCCAGGTGAAAATTGGGCAAGGAGAACTTTATGGGGCAGATGCAAATGCCTGCTGGCTCATTATTGATGAAACCAATTTAACGCCAGAACAGATAAAAATTCTGCTCGGTCAAAAAGGAGAAGGGATTGATGCGATTCAATACCTTGCCAATACTATACTGAATCTGGGGTTAGCACCAGAAGACCAACGGGCGTTTACAGTAGAACTCGTTGGCTACCGGATCAAGCGTCAAGAGGAACTTCTGACTCTTGCTAAGGAAGTTGCCCAAAAAGTGCGCCAGACCGGACAAGAAGTAGAAATGAAATCCCTTTCCTCAGCCGAACGCCGCCAGATTCACACTTTTCTCAAAGATGCCGAAGATTTAGAAACCGAAAGTCGAGGTCAAGAACCCGATCGGCGATTAGTCGTTCGGCTACGTTGA
- a CDS encoding PH domain-containing protein has protein sequence MGIRENTFYEGGPHIGDLIVNILLGFTVICLPLTIGAIVRSIWLRYRITDRRISVTGGWMGRDRTDIIYSEIVKIVKVPRGIGLWGDIVVTLKDKSRLELRSLPRFREIYDYIAQKTAAKTGRSVEAITSS, from the coding sequence ATGGGCATAAGAGAGAATACGTTTTATGAAGGCGGTCCTCATATTGGCGATTTAATTGTCAATATCTTGCTGGGCTTTACAGTAATTTGTTTGCCGCTAACCATAGGAGCGATCGTTCGGTCGATTTGGTTGCGCTATAGGATTACCGATCGCCGCATCTCGGTGACCGGGGGATGGATGGGACGCGATCGCACCGATATCATCTATTCAGAAATCGTTAAAATCGTTAAAGTGCCCCGCGGAATTGGATTGTGGGGCGATATCGTCGTGACGCTAAAAGATAAAAGCCGCCTAGAGCTGCGATCGCTGCCACGATTTCGAGAAATCTACGACTACATAGCCCAAAAAACTGCTGCTAAAACGGGTCGCTCCGTAGAAGCGATTACCAGTTCGTAG
- a CDS encoding cytochrome P450, translating to MVSKLPDGPESFAWWELIKWIADPLAYLEAGARRYGEVFSIKLRGFAPFVIISNPQGIQEILSVDAKLFDSGTANDIVRPLVGDNSLLLLDGDRHKRQRKLLMPPFHGERLQAYGQIICEISEKIASQWTEGNSFIARSAMQDITLEVILQAVFGLCEGERYQRLKPLLAAMLDLTGSPLRSSILFFKFLQQDWGAWSPWRRMKRRKQEIYELLQAEIDERRADREIPGNDILSLMLLARDENGEPMSDEELKDEMMTLLVAGHETTATALAWAFYWIHKLPEVREKLLQELDSLGENPDPMAIYQLPYLTAVCQETLRIYPIVPIAFFRLPRKPVEIMGRSFAPGTMLASCIYLVHHREDLYPQSKQFKPERFLERQYSPYEYLPFGGGNRRCLGYALAQLEMKLVLATILSRYQLTLADNKPVKPQRRGLTIAPDSGVRMVLTGKRDRATRAIEPKLVKKEAVAQ from the coding sequence ATCGTGAGTAAACTGCCCGACGGACCTGAAAGTTTTGCTTGGTGGGAACTAATTAAATGGATTGCAGATCCGCTAGCTTATTTAGAAGCAGGAGCGAGACGCTACGGAGAAGTATTTAGCATAAAATTGAGAGGATTTGCTCCCTTCGTGATTATCAGCAATCCTCAAGGAATTCAGGAGATTTTAAGCGTCGATGCCAAACTATTCGATTCGGGAACTGCAAATGACATTGTACGACCCTTGGTAGGGGATAACTCTTTATTATTGCTCGACGGCGATCGCCACAAGCGTCAGCGCAAGTTATTAATGCCGCCTTTTCATGGAGAAAGATTGCAAGCTTACGGTCAAATCATCTGCGAGATTAGCGAAAAAATAGCCAGTCAATGGACGGAGGGAAATTCATTCATTGCTCGCTCGGCAATGCAAGATATTACCTTAGAGGTTATCTTGCAAGCCGTATTCGGTTTATGTGAAGGCGAGAGATACCAACGACTCAAGCCACTTTTAGCAGCTATGCTCGATCTAACGGGTTCTCCCCTGCGTTCGAGCATTTTATTTTTCAAATTCCTACAGCAAGATTGGGGCGCATGGAGTCCTTGGAGACGAATGAAGCGGCGCAAGCAGGAAATTTACGAGTTGCTGCAAGCGGAGATTGATGAAAGACGCGCTGACAGGGAAATTCCGGGTAATGACATTCTCAGTTTAATGCTGTTGGCTCGCGATGAGAATGGAGAGCCGATGAGCGATGAAGAATTAAAAGATGAAATGATGACGTTATTAGTAGCGGGACATGAAACGACTGCTACAGCGCTAGCGTGGGCGTTTTACTGGATTCATAAGTTGCCGGAGGTGCGCGAAAAACTCCTGCAAGAACTGGATAGTTTGGGAGAGAATCCAGATCCGATGGCAATTTATCAACTTCCCTATCTGACTGCTGTCTGCCAAGAAACGCTGCGAATTTATCCCATCGTCCCCATTGCTTTTTTCCGCCTGCCCAGAAAGCCAGTAGAGATTATGGGACGTTCCTTTGCCCCCGGAACGATGCTAGCATCGTGCATTTATCTCGTCCACCATCGAGAAGACCTTTATCCTCAATCGAAACAATTTAAACCAGAGCGATTTTTAGAACGGCAGTATTCTCCTTATGAATATCTTCCCTTTGGGGGCGGAAATCGACGCTGTTTGGGCTATGCTTTGGCACAGTTAGAGATGAAATTAGTATTGGCGACGATTTTGTCTCGCTATCAACTGACTTTGGCAGACAACAAACCCGTCAAGCCCCAGCGTCGCGGTTTAACCATTGCGCCCGATAGTGGGGTTCGGATGGTGCTGACAGGAAAACGCGATCGCGCTACGCGAGCTATCGAACCCAAACTAGTTAAGAAAGAGGCAGTGGCGCAATAA
- a CDS encoding DMT family transporter: MNRKLSKPNLIESPILLISPFFLWGTAMVAMKGTLANTTPLFLAGVRLLPAGLLVLAVAAILGRPQPKGWKAWLWIGLFALLDGAMFQGFLAEGLVRTGAGLGSTIIDSQPLAVALMSSWLFGEVIGLWGWLGLVIGIAGISLIGLPDEWFLHGLPVQSFFLSFSWQNLFDSGEWLMLLASLSMAVGTVSIRFVCRHADPVTATGWHMVLGGLPLFFLSGIYESQQWTQINPEGWLALGYATIFGSAIAYGIFFFLASKGNLTSLSALTFLTPVFALSFGNLFLSEVLSPLQWIGVCLTLISIYLINQREKIARQLRSWKLIPSFLSSEKAEYR, from the coding sequence ATGAACCGAAAGCTCTCAAAACCCAACTTAATCGAATCGCCAATCCTATTAATTTCTCCTTTCTTTCTCTGGGGAACTGCGATGGTAGCGATGAAAGGTACCCTCGCTAATACGACGCCGCTATTCTTAGCTGGCGTGCGCTTGCTGCCAGCAGGATTGCTCGTCCTAGCCGTGGCAGCCATTTTGGGACGACCGCAACCCAAAGGCTGGAAAGCTTGGCTGTGGATCGGTTTGTTCGCTTTGCTCGACGGAGCCATGTTTCAAGGCTTTCTTGCCGAGGGGTTGGTGAGAACGGGGGCTGGTTTGGGTTCGACGATTATCGATTCTCAACCCCTAGCCGTGGCGCTGATGTCGAGTTGGTTGTTTGGAGAAGTCATCGGCTTGTGGGGTTGGCTTGGATTAGTCATCGGCATTGCAGGCATTAGCTTAATTGGGTTGCCCGACGAGTGGTTTTTGCATGGATTGCCAGTTCAATCTTTTTTCTTGTCTTTTAGCTGGCAAAATCTCTTTGATAGCGGCGAGTGGTTGATGCTGCTAGCTTCGCTGTCAATGGCAGTGGGAACGGTTAGCATTCGCTTCGTCTGTCGCCATGCCGATCCCGTAACGGCTACGGGGTGGCATATGGTGTTAGGAGGATTGCCGTTATTTTTCCTCTCTGGAATTTACGAATCGCAACAGTGGACGCAGATTAACCCAGAAGGTTGGCTAGCATTAGGATATGCAACGATCTTTGGCAGCGCGATCGCCTACGGGATCTTTTTCTTCCTCGCCTCTAAAGGCAATCTCACCAGTCTCAGTGCCCTTACTTTTCTGACTCCTGTTTTTGCCCTCTCTTTTGGCAACCTCTTTTTATCGGAAGTTCTCAGTCCCTTGCAATGGATTGGTGTTTGTTTAACCTTGATTAGCATTTATCTCATCAATCAGCGGGAGAAAATCGCTCGGCAATTGCGCTCCTGGAAACTAATACCCTCCTTTCTCAGTTCCGAAAAAGCCGAATACCGATAA
- the yidC gene encoding membrane protein insertase YidC: MDFGVGFISTNIMLPILDFFYGIVPSYGFAIIALTLVIRLGLYPLSAGQIRNMRKMRITQPLMKERQEQIQKRYKDDPAKQQEEMGKLMQEFGNPLAGCLPLLLQMPILFALFATLRGSPFADINYTVDVQILPREQIAQIQPQTFATKPQNIYVSDGVHYPIAALLPGGNKLAVGDKTKVEFQTIEGKSLEQLAADYPESQIQPKWQVIKGSERLKINEDGTIEALAPGEATIQGTIPGIAANTGFLFIEKLGRVGVTSEDGSINWDILGMIIFFGLSIYINQELSGSSQGGGGANAQQQQTVNKITPVIFSAMFLFFPLPAGVLMYIVVANLFQTLQTVILMREPLPENLQKLVEQQEKAQKGREELPFEKRSKKKEKEKTS, translated from the coding sequence ATGGATTTTGGTGTCGGATTTATTTCCACAAATATCATGCTGCCAATCCTGGACTTTTTCTACGGGATTGTCCCCAGCTATGGTTTTGCGATTATTGCGCTTACATTAGTCATTCGCCTTGGACTCTATCCTCTCAGTGCGGGGCAGATTCGCAACATGAGAAAAATGCGCATCACCCAGCCCCTGATGAAAGAGCGGCAAGAACAAATCCAGAAACGCTATAAAGACGATCCGGCAAAACAGCAAGAGGAAATGGGAAAACTCATGCAGGAGTTTGGCAATCCCCTAGCCGGATGCTTGCCCCTGCTGTTGCAGATGCCGATTCTTTTCGCGCTATTTGCTACTTTACGGGGATCGCCGTTTGCCGATATTAACTATACCGTTGACGTTCAAATCTTGCCTAGAGAGCAAATTGCGCAAATTCAGCCCCAAACTTTTGCCACCAAACCCCAAAATATCTATGTCAGCGATGGCGTACACTACCCGATCGCTGCCTTGCTACCTGGTGGCAATAAATTAGCCGTCGGCGACAAGACAAAAGTTGAGTTTCAAACGATTGAAGGGAAATCCTTAGAGCAGTTAGCAGCAGATTACCCAGAAAGCCAAATTCAACCTAAATGGCAAGTCATCAAAGGCTCCGAACGACTCAAAATCAATGAAGACGGAACAATCGAAGCGCTAGCCCCTGGAGAGGCAACCATTCAGGGAACGATTCCGGGAATTGCTGCCAATACCGGATTTCTCTTTATTGAAAAGCTGGGGCGCGTGGGCGTAACGTCAGAGGATGGCAGCATTAACTGGGATATCTTGGGCATGATAATCTTTTTTGGGTTGAGTATCTATATCAACCAAGAACTGTCCGGTTCTTCCCAAGGCGGCGGTGGAGCTAATGCTCAGCAACAGCAAACCGTTAACAAGATTACGCCAGTTATTTTCAGTGCTATGTTCCTCTTCTTCCCCCTTCCGGCAGGAGTGTTGATGTACATCGTAGTGGCTAACCTCTTCCAGACCCTGCAAACGGTAATATTAATGCGAGAACCCTTGCCGGAAAATCTCCAAAAACTGGTAGAACAGCAAGAAAAAGCCCAAAAAGGACGAGAAGAACTGCCCTTTGAAAAGCGTTCTAAGAAGAAGGAGAAAGAAAAAACGTCATAA
- the lpdA gene encoding dihydrolipoyl dehydrogenase: MSEQFDYDLVIIGAGVGGHGAALHAVKCGLKTAIVEAKDMGGTCVNRGCIPSKALLAASGRVRELHDTHHLDSLGIHVGGVTFDRQAIANHAINLVEKIRGDLTNSLKRLKVDTIRGWGKIVAPQKVSVITENGEKIVTAKDIMLCPGSVPFVPPGIEIDHKTVFTSDEAVRLETLPKWVAIIGSGYIGLEFSDIYTALGCEVTMIEALNTLMPGFDPDISKIAKRILIDPRDIETYVGTLAKTVKPGSPVVIELADAQTKEIIDVLEVDACLVATGRIPATKNLGLESVGVELDRRGYIPVDDRMAVLSNGEPIPHLWAVGDATGKMMLAHAASGQGVVAVENICGRQKTIDYRSIPAAAFTHPEISYVGLTEPAAKELGQQEGFEVASVKTYFKGNSKALAEGETEGMAKVVYRQDTGEVLGVHIIGIHASDLIQEAANAIAERQSVRNLAFNVHTHPTLSEVLDEAYKRAEVAV, from the coding sequence ATGAGCGAACAGTTTGATTACGATTTAGTGATTATTGGTGCGGGCGTCGGCGGACACGGCGCGGCGCTACACGCGGTCAAATGCGGATTGAAAACCGCAATTGTCGAAGCAAAAGACATGGGTGGAACTTGCGTCAATCGGGGATGTATCCCTTCTAAAGCCCTCCTAGCTGCATCGGGAAGAGTCAGAGAATTGCACGATACTCACCATTTAGACAGTCTTGGAATCCACGTTGGCGGTGTAACTTTCGATCGCCAAGCGATCGCCAACCATGCCATTAATCTAGTTGAAAAGATTCGCGGCGATCTCACCAACAGCCTTAAGCGTCTTAAAGTCGATACGATTCGCGGTTGGGGAAAAATTGTCGCTCCCCAAAAAGTGAGCGTCATTACCGAAAATGGCGAAAAGATCGTCACGGCTAAGGATATTATGCTGTGTCCCGGTTCGGTGCCGTTCGTACCGCCAGGAATTGAAATCGACCACAAAACCGTCTTTACTAGCGATGAAGCAGTCAGATTAGAAACCCTGCCCAAATGGGTTGCTATCATCGGCAGCGGTTATATCGGGTTAGAGTTTTCCGATATTTATACGGCGCTAGGGTGCGAAGTTACCATGATTGAAGCCCTAAATACCCTCATGCCAGGATTCGATCCGGATATTTCTAAAATAGCCAAACGGATTTTGATCGATCCCCGCGATATCGAAACCTATGTAGGAACGCTTGCTAAAACCGTAAAACCGGGTTCTCCGGTGGTTATTGAATTGGCAGATGCACAAACAAAAGAAATTATCGATGTTCTAGAAGTCGATGCTTGCTTAGTGGCAACGGGGCGCATTCCTGCCACTAAGAATTTGGGGTTAGAATCGGTAGGCGTAGAACTCGATCGCCGAGGCTATATTCCTGTAGACGATCGTATGGCAGTCTTAAGCAATGGAGAACCAATTCCCCATCTCTGGGCAGTCGGCGATGCTACGGGGAAAATGATGCTTGCCCACGCGGCATCCGGTCAAGGAGTGGTCGCCGTCGAAAATATCTGCGGTCGTCAAAAAACCATCGATTATCGCAGCATTCCTGCTGCCGCCTTCACTCATCCAGAAATTAGCTATGTGGGACTGACAGAACCAGCAGCCAAAGAATTAGGTCAACAGGAAGGATTTGAGGTAGCGTCGGTTAAAACCTACTTTAAAGGCAATTCTAAAGCCCTTGCAGAAGGCGAAACCGAGGGGATGGCAAAAGTCGTCTATCGCCAAGATACGGGCGAAGTGTTGGGCGTTCATATTATTGGCATTCACGCTTCCGATTTGATTCAAGAAGCCGCCAACGCGATCGCAGAACGTCAATCCGTCCGAAACCTCGCCTTTAACGTCCATACCCATCCTACCCTCTCTGAAGTTCTCGACGAGGCATACAAACGGGCAGAAGTAGCAGTTTAG